The following nucleotide sequence is from Candidatus Desulfatibia profunda.
CCCGGGTTCGATGCCGCCGCCATGGGGAGCCATGACGGCAATCCCGGATTTCCCGGATCGTATTTGGATTTGATAATCCTTCCCAAACGTTTCGCTTTCTTTCAACTCCCGGTAACTTTGATAATTTCCCATAGTGGCATACTCACACCCGATGATTCCCGCGCCGATGATCATCAATCGTTTTGGAAATTCTTTTAGGTTCAAAATGCCGTCGGAATTTAAAATGCGCTCCTGATCCACCTTGATGTTCTGAAAACTGCGAGGCGTCGATCCTGTACAGACCAAAAAATAATCGGCGCTGATCTCTTCTTTTCGGCCGTCGTGATACGTCACTATAACTTTTTGGGGATTGGCAAAGGAACCTCAGCCGCGCTTTAAGGTCAAAGATCCCGGCCCGTCCCAACATCTGGGAGAGAACGTTTCGATCTGTGAGAGCATTTGATACTGCTATTCTTTAACAGCCTCCTAAAAAATGAACTGTAACCTTTCAACACTATACGGGATCAAAAGGTTTTTGTAAATCGAAACGGTATCTGATAAAGAACACACAGCCTGTTTTATATGTTACGACACAAATAATTGCACATCATAAAATTCATTTTAGCGATGAAAATACTGCTGATATATCCATATTATCTTGAGCAGCGAGACCGTACTGAAGATGTGGTTGTTCCGCCGATCGGCATTTACTATGTCGGCGCCATGCTCAAGGAGCATCATTACGACGTTGAAATATTGAACTGGCACAGTATCAATGCAACCCCTGAAATTATCGAAAAGACCTTGTGTGAGAAGAAACCCGATGTCATCGGGTTCTCCATTCTGCAGGCCAACCGCTGGGGCGGCATCGAAATTGCGCGCATTGCAAAAAAAATCGATCCAAAGGTCAAGATTGTCTTTGGCGGTGTCAGCGCCACATTTTTATGGGAGCATTTTTTAACCCATTTCCCCCAAATCGATGTTGTGGTGCTCGGTGAGGGTGAATACACCTTTTTAAACCTGGTGCGATGCCTTGAAAAGGGTAATGAACGTCGTCTGAAAAACATTAAAGGCATCGCTTATAGAAACGGCAGCAAAATCGTCCGCACAGAAACGGCACCTTTTATCCAGGATTTGGATCAACTGCCTGTTCCGGCAAAGTATTTTGAATACCGGCACCTGTCGTTAACCCGGGGATGCCCCGGCAAATGCAAATTTTGCGGGTCTCCTGAATTTTGGGGTGCCAAGGTCAGGTTTCATTCTACCGACTACTTTGTTGACGAGCTTCAGCGTCTCTACGATAAAGGCATTACGTTTTTTTATTTTTCGGATGATACCTTCAGCGTCGACAAACAGCGCGTCATCGACATCTGCAAGAAAATCCTAAAAAGAAATCTCAAGATCACATGGGTTGCCATTTCACGGGTCAACTATATGAGCCCGGAGGTTTTTGAGTGGATGCGAAAGGCCGGCTGCATTCAAATCAGCTACGGCGTGGAAAGCGGCAGCGCCAAAATTCGAGCGGCGCTGAATAAAAAGATAAAGACCGCAGACATTGAAAAGGCTTTTGACATTACCTTGAAATACGGCATTCTGCCCCGCGCCTATTTCATCTACGGCTGCCCCGGAGAAAGCCGTGAAACCATCCGGGAAACCATCGATCTGATTTCAAGAATCAAACCCCTGGTCATCCACTTTTTTATCCTTTCCATATTTCCGGGAACGGCGTTGTATACAAAGTTGAAAAAAAGATCGAAAATAACCGATGACATCTGGCTGAATCGCATCGAGGATATCAAGTATTTTGAAACCGACCCTGCATTGTCCCGGGAGCTGGTCGTATCCTTTGGCCGAACACTGCAAGCCGAATACTGCCGGCAGCTTCCGGCCATTATCGATGCTGTTGAGCTTGTCGACAAAGAAGAATTTTACCCGCTGCATTCCGATTTTTGTTCACGCCTCGGGATGACCTTTGACCATGGCGATTATGCCAAAATCGACGCCATCAAGGACAAAGAAACAATTGCCGCAAAACTATACCAAAAAGCGTTACAATACTATCCCAACGCGCGCGCGTACCTGGGTCTGGGCATCATTCATCAAAAGAACCGGTCCTACGAACCCTCGATAAAGATCCTTTTGGAAGGGCTTGGGTATTTCCCGGACGACGAGCAACTCAACCTCTGCCTGGGAGTCAGCCTCATGAATGTCGGTGAGTATCAGCAGGCGCTTACGTATTTGCTGAAATTTCAGCACTCACAGCAAGTTTTGGGCCTGATCACCGGATGCTACCAGGCCCTGAATGATGTTGAAAAGGCAGCGGCGATTCAAAAACGACTTCAATCCCTAAAACCGGAGAAGTCCGAATCCGGACCGGGTCAAGGCTAGCGCGCCACGCCCGCACCGGTGCCGGAAAAGTTCGTGGATGAATCGATGCTGCCGGCGGCCCCGCCCTTCATATTTACCGAGTATCCGCCGACCGTGCCGCTGCCGTTGACCTTGGCGGCCCATTTGTCGCCGGCACTGCCGGCCCAGCGTTCGACGTTAAAGGCAACACTGCTGAAACCGGCCCCGTTCAAAAGCACCTGGTCGCCTGTGGCCGGGTTGTCGCTGTAGGTGCCGGACACGCTTTTCGCAGCCCAGATGGACGGTGACTGACCGGCGGTGTAGGCAAAAAAGATGACGTTGTTCATGGCAACGTTCAAGTTGCCGTTGTTGCCGGTCAAATTGGTGCGTCCGATCTCAAAGCGCGGTATTTTCAGCTTATCCAGTGCAGCCACATTGGGCGTACCGCCGATTTCACCGACCATTTCCAAAAATTTGTTGGTATCGATCATGGTGCCGCCGATCACCAGGTCCCAGATGTTGCTGTAATCAAGCGGATCATACTCCCCGTAAAGTTTACCGCCCATCACGCCGCTGACGGCGGACGTAAAATTGATCCAGGCCCCCGCGAATTTACCGCTGATCTTGTCGCCGGACCACTGGCTGCCGTATAGTTCAGCCCAGTGATATCTTTCGAACGGCGGGTCCTTGGGCGTCCTGAATTCCACCGACATCTTCCAGTTGTCGGCGACGGTACCGGTAAAGGTGCCGTTGACCTCCCCCCGATAGATGCCCCAATTTACGCCAGGAACCGAGATAAAACCTCCGACAAATCCGCCGTCCGGATTCAGAATCTGGATGGTTCCTCCGCCGGCATTGAACGTCCGGCCCGCAGATGAATCATAATACATGACCTTGGGGTCGGGAATCGGATCAGAGGAATTGTAGGTTGCCGTACCGGCCGCTGACAATTGAATGGTATCCAGCGAAACCCAGTTGGATTGCCATATGCCGTCGGCCGCATAGCTGCCGGCCATGTCGCCGGTGAGCACGCCAGCGCTGCCGTCCTGCCCGATCCAGTCCATCAGAATTTCGCCCTCGATGACACCTGAATGCCATACCCCTCCGGCTGAACCGTAAAAATACCGTTGAGCGTCCAGGCTGCCTTCAACAATATCGATATATTGTTCCGGAAACTGCATCGTCTGAGTATTCCACTCGCCGTACAGCTGGATGCTGTAACCGTTGCTCCAATCTCCGGCAAGCCGATAATTTGTGGTCAAGTTCGGATTGACGCTTTCCACTTCCCAGGGCAGCACCATCGGATCAAATAAAGTGTAGCTGTCCGGACCGAAAAAACCAAAGAGCATCGGCATAAACATATCGTTGAACGAGCCGTCGGCAAGGAACAGGGCCGGGCCGAAAAAATCCGGGCCGGATTTGAAAAACATCGGGTCGCCGCCATTGAAGCCGCCCGGGCCGGGACCGAAAAACATCGGATCGCCACCCTCGAAGCCGCCCGGGCCGGGACCGAAAAACATCGGATCGCCACCCTCGAAACCGCCCGGACCGGGCCCGAAAAACATCGGATCGCCACCCTCGAAACCGCCCGGACCAGGCCCGAAAAACATCGGGTCGCCACCTTCGAAATTTCCCGGACCGGGCCCGAAGTTGCCGTGAGGCCCGTAATCGCCGCCCATATCGCCACGGTAATTATCGCCGCGGGGTCCGTAATCGCCGCCTCTGTCGCCACGCCTTGCCATCTTAGGTTTTGCGCCGTCGTGATGATCACCCTCAGGTCGATCACCTGCCATGCCGGACCCCCGACCATCATCTCCCGGGCCGCGATCATCAGGTCTTTGTCCATCGTTGGGTCCTGGATTGCGATCCTGCATTTCGCCACCGTCATCCGCCCTCTTGTAGCCTTGCGGGTTGTCCGAATTGCCGTCGCCGTCGGGTTGCCCTTTGGAATCGCCCTGTTCACCGGGCTTGCCATCACCCTTTTCACCGCCCTTATCGCCATTTTCAGGTGCGGCGGTATCCTGCCCGTGTTGTTCGATTTCCGCCGGGGTGGCAATACGCACTACCGGGGGCTGGTCCGCACCGATTACTGTCAGGGCTTGACCGGCCTGAATCTGCATTACCTGATCCGGCCGGTTTTTGTTGTAACCGTATCCGCTGCCTTCTTTGAAGATAAAATTGCTGGCACCGCGCACATAAGAACTGAAGTAATCGGTGCCGCGCACACCGCACACCGCGGTTGGCGTATGCACTTCATACCGGTTGCTTTTGCCAAATCCGAAAAAGCCGCGGGACTTTTTGACAATGTTCTGGATCTTGCCCCTGAACAGGTTGAAAACACCGCGATTCTGCTTCTTGTCCATCATATATTCATTGATTTCCACCCGGCTGCCGGGGGCCAACCGTATGATGCTGCCGTCGCTGAATTCAATTTCGGCCTTGGCGTTGCTCTTGGTCCGTATAATGTCGCCGACCAGGATGCTGTCGCCGGTGTTTGCCGATCTGGCACTGGTTCCAGGTGACGTAATGTCCACGCGTCCCTGCAACTTGGTAATCTTACCGGCCGGAGCGGCAAAACCTTGTGCTGCCCAGCAAAGCATGAGCAGCAGGCCGGCAAAACATGCCATTTGACGTTTCATAGTTAACCTCCGCAGCAACCGCTTAGGTCTCCTGAGCGCGGCAACCGCAATCAGAAGCGATACTCGATTCCGGCCATAAACAGTTCCTGATCGTAATCGTAGTAGCCGATGTTCGAATAGGCCCGGTTATAAGTATACTGTCCCACCAGTCGCGTTTTTCTGTTGATATCCCAGAAGATACCTGCCGAAGCGGTATAAGTTTCGTTACGCCGCTGGTCCTGATTGTTCAGCAAGGTGTGGTTGTGCTTAAAATCCTGGATAAATGCCACACCGCTGACCTGCAGACTGACGCTGTCGATCAGCGGGATCGTTACACTGCCGGATAGTTTATGGCCGGTGTTCACCCACCAGATGCCGTCCGTGTCTTCGTCGATAAACTCATAGCGCAAATTGAACAGCGAATTGTCCGCAAACATCCATATCCAGCTGATATAGGCGCTCAGAGCCTGTGCATCGCGGTCTTCCTCGGGCTGGGTCGGTGGCTGGAGGTAATCGCTGAGGGCGTATCCGGCAAAAAATTCCAGCATGTGGCGCTGACCGATAGGTATCCGCACCAGCGGCCCCAGACTGAACGATTCCACGTAACTGGCGTAGCTGGGGTTCCGCAGCCAGCTATAGTCGTAAGTTGCGGCCAGATTGATTGTATAGCGACCGAAATTGTATCCGGGCACGACACTGATACTGGTGCTCAGCGAATCTCGGGAAGTAGAGCGCTCGTCGTTGAGGGAACTGTTGGCGGCAAGCTGCCCGCTGAACAGCCAGGGTGCTTCTAAATTGGGCGCATAGTACAGCCGCAGGGATGTAACCAAGGCGTTGCTGTCCAGCGGATCCTCACCCGACCGGTAAGCCGTATCCTTGGGCGTGGTCAAAAGGTTGGTGTTGTGCTGGCCGTAAACACTGATGGTGGCTTGCAGGGGCCGCGCCTGCTCAATGCGTGCCTGGACCATGTCCTGGTAATGACGCGCAAATTCGGCCATGTCGGACTGGGGATTGAGCAGGATGCTGGCTTTCAAACGCTCCTGGGCCGCTTTGAATTCCTGGGTCTTTATATAGCAAAGGGCGATTTTCAACTCGGCTGCCTGCCGGTAAGACGGATCGAGGGCTTGGGCTTTTTCGAAAACTTTTGCCGCTTCTTCGCACCGGTTCAGGCGCGCATAAAGTTCGCCTTTGAGAAAAAGGGTTTTGCCCGGGGCAATCCCCTGCGATTCGGCCACCGCCAGCCACTTTTGGGCTTTTTCAAAATCTTCGAGTATCATGGCCACGTCGACCAGCTCGATGAGGGCTTCCTTGATCCGCGGCGTCAAGCCGACCGCAATCTGGAGATTTTCCAGCGCCTTGGTATAATTCATAACCTGTTTGTAGGCCATTCCCAGAAAAAAGGCGGTCAGGCTCGAATCCGGATGGCGGCCGCACTCCTGTTCAAGGATCTCGATGGCTTCCTCGAAATTCTCTTCTTTGTACTGGCGGATGCCTTCCTGCAGTTCGGGGTAAAGAATATACGGCACCGCCGGCGCCTGATTGTCCGACGACTCTGCCGGCGCTTTATTTTGCGGTGAGACCGCCGGCACGGCATCAGCCTTCTGTTCCGCTTCACGCTTCGGTCCGCTCGCTGACGCGGCCGCAAGGTAGAAAGCAGACGGCTCGGGAATGCGTGCTTCGCAAAAAGCTTCCAAGGTTTCCCCGGACCTTGTAATTGATGCGCTGCCTGTGCTCGCCGGAAGCTTAAAACGCTCGACGATTGGCCTGACCGCCTGGGCATATCCCAGACGGAGCAAACCGAATTGCAGACAGGTCAGGAACAGCAGTATCCCGGCAAACATAACCAGTTTCAGAATCGTGTAACGACTCACCTTTTTCTCCTTCCAAGCAAAGGGCGGGTATTTCCGTCCAACCGACAGAAATTGGCCGTCATGATCAATCCCTGCATGTGCCAAAATCAACTGTCAACGCAAACAGCTGCAAAAGGCGTGCCGCAGATATAACTTGCTGATTTGGCGATAAAAACAATCTTATGATGTCAATAACGGCGACATGTTCGGTATCCATGTTGCCAATTTTTTGACGCTTTGATCTCGGCTGCGTGCGGGGAAAAACGGCCCAAGGAACATCAAAGCCGCAGCGGGGGTGTTTTCGCGGATGGTCCGGCGCTCTTTGGCAAGGTCTTCGGGAACGGAATTTACTGGATAGTTGACGCTGGAAAATATTGCCTGCTATATTACCAGGGCGGATTTTGCTCACAACTTGAAGAATTCAAAGCCGCCTGCTTGAACATGGTTGAAAAAATAAGGGGAAAAAGGGGGGCACCCTCTAACAGCACACGTTTTAAGCTATGATTATCCATTGAGCGTTTTAACACAGAGAATACCGCTCATCGGGAAAAGAACCATTTCTGAATTGAAACTACATAATGGGCATATATTTTTCGATTTCATACTGGCTGACATGGGTCCGATAGCGATCCCACTCGATCTTTTTGTTCTCCACAAATTTTCTGAAAATATGCTCGCCCAGAGCCTCTTTGACCAACTCTGATTTTTCAAGTTCAATCAGGGCTTCAAAAAGATTGTTCGGAAGGGTTATGATACCTCTTTCCTTTTTATTTTTTGCGGACATTTGGTAAATGTCTTCTTCAATGGGGGCCGGAAGTTCGTAGTCGTTTTCGATTCCTTTGAGGCCGGCCGCCAGCATGACGGCAAAAGCCAGATACGGATTGCAGGCCGGATCCGGAGCGCGGAATTCGATGCGGGTGGCGACTTCCTTTCCCGGTTTGTACATGGGTACCCGAATCATGGCCGAACGGTTCCGGTGAGCCCAGGAAATATAAACAGGAGCCTCGTATCCCGGCACCAGTCGCTTGTACGAGTTGACCCATTGGTTGGTAACGGCGGTGATCTCGCGGGCATGCCTCATAATACCGGCAATATATTTCTTGGCAATTTTGGATAAATGGTAGGGATCGTTGCCGTCAAAAAAAAGATTTGCGTTGCCCTTAAACAGGGATTGATGCACATGCATGCCGCTGCCGTTCTCGCCAAAGATCGGTTTGGGCATAAATGTGGCATAATACCCTCTTTGGCGAGCGATTTCTTTGACGACGATCCGATAGGTCATGGTTTTGTCGGACATGCTGAGGGCGTCGTCATACCTTAAGTCGATCTCGTGCTGGCTCGGCGCCACCTCATGGTGGCTGTACTCAACCTGGATTCCCATGGCCTGGAGGGCAAAGATGGTTTCGCGTCTTAAATCAGACGCCATGTCCAGGGGAGGGCTGTCAAAATATCCGCCCGTATCCAGTCCTTCGGGCTTGTCTTTGCTTTTAAAATAAAAATATTCCAGTTCGGGGCCGACGTAAAAGGTGTATCCCTTTTCGGCAATTTTATTCAAAAGGCGCTTGAGAACATAACGGGGATCACCCTCATAGGGGGTATGATCCGGGTTGACAATATCACAGAACATGCGCGCCACAGGCCTTTGCTCCGGACGCCACGGCAGCAGTTGAAAGGTGCTGGTATCCGGCAAGGCCACCATGTCGCTTTCCTCGATACGTGCAAACCCTTCGATGGAGGACCCGTCAAAACCCATACCCTCGATCATGCCTACTTCCAACTCGGGCTGCGTGACCGCGAAGCTTTTCAACATTCCCAGAACGTCCGTAAACCAGAACTGAATAAAACTGACATTTTTTTCTTTGACAATTCTCAAGACATCTTCTTTGGTCATACAGGTTTTGCAGCTCATCTGGGGACCTCCTTTTATTATAGAAAAAGCCGTTTATTATCGAACATGTGAGTTACATCCAGGCTATCACAAATTCGCATGAACAATGCCGAGAGTCAATCAATATCCACGCATGGCACAAAAATTGGGTCGCAAATCGCACAGGTTGCAAACAAATTTCTCTCGAATTTATTTTTTAGTTGAATGTCCGCAAAAAACATCTATAATGCTTTATCTTTTTGATTTTAGATTGGGTATACGTCGTTTGCTTATGCTCAATTATCATTTTTATTTTCCGTTTTCAGGAGGACTATTATGAAAGTTTTGGTTAGCGATAACCTGGGTGAAGCCGGCATTCGGATGTTTCAGGAAGAAGATGGCATTGACGTTGATGTAAAAACGGGCCTGCCTCCTGAAGAGCTTAAAAAGATCATCGGCAACTACGACGCCCTGGTTATCCGGAGTGCGACAAAGGTTACAGAGAATCTGCTGGAAGCAGCGACGCGTCTGAAAGTCATCGGCCGTGCCGGCATCGGGCTGGATAACGTGGATATACCGGCGGCTACCAAACGCGGTATTATTGTTATGAATACCCCCGGCGGCAATGTTATCACCACCGCTGAGCATGCAATTGCCATGATACTGACTTTATCGCGCAATATCCCCCAAGGAACCGCAACATTAAAGAAAGGTCTGTGGGAAAAAAAGAAACTTCAAGGAAGAGAAATATATAACAAGATCTTAGGAGTTATCGGTTTCGGAAAAATCGGATCAATTGTAGCCGACCGCGCCCGCGGTCTGAAAATGCAGGTGATTGTCCACGACCCTTATGTCAGGCCCGAGCAGATTGAAAAGGAAGGCTTTGAAAGTGTATCGCTGGAAGAATTATACCGCCGGTCCGATTATATCACCATACATGTTCCCAAGCTCAAAGATACCACCAATCTGCTTAATAAGGACGTTTTTAACAAAATGAAAGCCGGGGTCATGATCG
It contains:
- a CDS encoding cobalamin B12-binding domain-containing protein is translated as MKILLIYPYYLEQRDRTEDVVVPPIGIYYVGAMLKEHHYDVEILNWHSINATPEIIEKTLCEKKPDVIGFSILQANRWGGIEIARIAKKIDPKVKIVFGGVSATFLWEHFLTHFPQIDVVVLGEGEYTFLNLVRCLEKGNERRLKNIKGIAYRNGSKIVRTETAPFIQDLDQLPVPAKYFEYRHLSLTRGCPGKCKFCGSPEFWGAKVRFHSTDYFVDELQRLYDKGITFFYFSDDTFSVDKQRVIDICKKILKRNLKITWVAISRVNYMSPEVFEWMRKAGCIQISYGVESGSAKIRAALNKKIKTADIEKAFDITLKYGILPRAYFIYGCPGESRETIRETIDLISRIKPLVIHFFILSIFPGTALYTKLKKRSKITDDIWLNRIEDIKYFETDPALSRELVVSFGRTLQAEYCRQLPAIIDAVELVDKEEFYPLHSDFCSRLGMTFDHGDYAKIDAIKDKETIAAKLYQKALQYYPNARAYLGLGIIHQKNRSYEPSIKILLEGLGYFPDDEQLNLCLGVSLMNVGEYQQALTYLLKFQHSQQVLGLITGCYQALNDVEKAAAIQKRLQSLKPEKSESGPGQG
- a CDS encoding FecR domain-containing protein, which translates into the protein MKRQMACFAGLLLMLCWAAQGFAAPAGKITKLQGRVDITSPGTSARSANTGDSILVGDIIRTKSNAKAEIEFSDGSIIRLAPGSRVEINEYMMDKKQNRGVFNLFRGKIQNIVKKSRGFFGFGKSNRYEVHTPTAVCGVRGTDYFSSYVRGASNFIFKEGSGYGYNKNRPDQVMQIQAGQALTVIGADQPPVVRIATPAEIEQHGQDTAAPENGDKGGEKGDGKPGEQGDSKGQPDGDGNSDNPQGYKRADDGGEMQDRNPGPNDGQRPDDRGPGDDGRGSGMAGDRPEGDHHDGAKPKMARRGDRGGDYGPRGDNYRGDMGGDYGPHGNFGPGPGNFEGGDPMFFGPGPGGFEGGDPMFFGPGPGGFEGGDPMFFGPGPGGFEGGDPMFFGPGPGGFNGGDPMFFKSGPDFFGPALFLADGSFNDMFMPMLFGFFGPDSYTLFDPMVLPWEVESVNPNLTTNYRLAGDWSNGYSIQLYGEWNTQTMQFPEQYIDIVEGSLDAQRYFYGSAGGVWHSGVIEGEILMDWIGQDGSAGVLTGDMAGSYAADGIWQSNWVSLDTIQLSAAGTATYNSSDPIPDPKVMYYDSSAGRTFNAGGGTIQILNPDGGFVGGFISVPGVNWGIYRGEVNGTFTGTVADNWKMSVEFRTPKDPPFERYHWAELYGSQWSGDKISGKFAGAWINFTSAVSGVMGGKLYGEYDPLDYSNIWDLVIGGTMIDTNKFLEMVGEIGGTPNVAALDKLKIPRFEIGRTNLTGNNGNLNVAMNNVIFFAYTAGQSPSIWAAKSVSGTYSDNPATGDQVLLNGAGFSSVAFNVERWAGSAGDKWAAKVNGSGTVGGYSVNMKGGAAGSIDSSTNFSGTGAGVAR
- a CDS encoding tetratricopeptide repeat protein; this encodes MSRYTILKLVMFAGILLFLTCLQFGLLRLGYAQAVRPIVERFKLPASTGSASITRSGETLEAFCEARIPEPSAFYLAAASASGPKREAEQKADAVPAVSPQNKAPAESSDNQAPAVPYILYPELQEGIRQYKEENFEEAIEILEQECGRHPDSSLTAFFLGMAYKQVMNYTKALENLQIAVGLTPRIKEALIELVDVAMILEDFEKAQKWLAVAESQGIAPGKTLFLKGELYARLNRCEEAAKVFEKAQALDPSYRQAAELKIALCYIKTQEFKAAQERLKASILLNPQSDMAEFARHYQDMVQARIEQARPLQATISVYGQHNTNLLTTPKDTAYRSGEDPLDSNALVTSLRLYYAPNLEAPWLFSGQLAANSSLNDERSTSRDSLSTSISVVPGYNFGRYTINLAATYDYSWLRNPSYASYVESFSLGPLVRIPIGQRHMLEFFAGYALSDYLQPPTQPEEDRDAQALSAYISWIWMFADNSLFNLRYEFIDEDTDGIWWVNTGHKLSGSVTIPLIDSVSLQVSGVAFIQDFKHNHTLLNNQDQRRNETYTASAGIFWDINRKTRLVGQYTYNRAYSNIGYYDYDQELFMAGIEYRF
- a CDS encoding glutamine synthetase, with product MSCKTCMTKEDVLRIVKEKNVSFIQFWFTDVLGMLKSFAVTQPELEVGMIEGMGFDGSSIEGFARIEESDMVALPDTSTFQLLPWRPEQRPVARMFCDIVNPDHTPYEGDPRYVLKRLLNKIAEKGYTFYVGPELEYFYFKSKDKPEGLDTGGYFDSPPLDMASDLRRETIFALQAMGIQVEYSHHEVAPSQHEIDLRYDDALSMSDKTMTYRIVVKEIARQRGYYATFMPKPIFGENGSGMHVHQSLFKGNANLFFDGNDPYHLSKIAKKYIAGIMRHAREITAVTNQWVNSYKRLVPGYEAPVYISWAHRNRSAMIRVPMYKPGKEVATRIEFRAPDPACNPYLAFAVMLAAGLKGIENDYELPAPIEEDIYQMSAKNKKERGIITLPNNLFEALIELEKSELVKEALGEHIFRKFVENKKIEWDRYRTHVSQYEIEKYMPIM